From the Buchnera aphidicola (Chaetosiphella stipae setosa) genome, the window AAACATTTGTTGCAATTAAAGTGAATATAGATAGCCCAGAATGGATCGGAGTTCCTTTTTACTTAAGAACTGGTAAAAGATTACCAATTAAACATTCAGAAATAGCTATCTACTTTAAACCGATGAATAATCATATAATTAGAAAAGATATGAAAAATATTCCTTTAAATAAAATCGTAATTCGATTACAACCTAATGAAGGAATTGATATTTTTCTTGTAAATAAAATTCCCGGATTAGATTCTAATTATAAATTAAAAGAAATTAAACTTCCGTTTGACTATAAAAAAAGTTTTAAAAATTTACGTTTATGTGATTCATATGAAAGATTATTGTTAGAGTGTTCTTTAGGAATACAATCATTATTTGTCAGTAGAAAAGAAATAGAAGCATCATGGGAATGGATCGATTCTATCATAAATTCTTGGATAAAAAATAAATCTAAATTAGAATTATATCAAGCAGGAACATGGGGTCCTGAATCTTCTGAAAAGATGTTAAGAAACGATCATAGAAATTGGAACAATATAGTTTCTTAACTCAAATTATTTTTTCAAAAAAAAAAAAAAAANNAAAAAAAAAAAAAAAACTATGAAATGATTTTTTTATATTTTTAATAAAATTATTAAAATATATTTTTCATATAATATATTTTATATTTTATGAAAATTTTTTTTGATAAAAATTTTATAAAAAAATAAATTATATAATAAAAATATAATTTATAAAGTGTTATTTTTTATAAAAAATTAAAAATAAAAATATAAAAATTCAATAAAAATACAATATTCAAATAATTTTTAAATAGGAGAATTTATGATAAGAATTTTTTTATTTTTATTAACGAACTTATCAATTGTAAGTATACTGTTTATTCTAGGACTTTTCATTAAATTAAATATTTACGTTTTTTTCTTTGTAATTGTTTCGACTTTTCTGACGGGATTTGGGGGAGCAATAATTTCACTTTTATTATCCAAGAGAATCGCTTTGTTTTCTGTTGGAGGGAAAATTATTACTGATCCTGCAAATGATAGAGAAAAATGGGCGTTTAAAAAAATTAAAAAACAAGCATCAAAATTAAATTTAAAAACTCCAGAATTTGCCATATATGATTCTGATAGTTTCAATGCTTTTGCTACAGGAGCAACAAAAAATTCATCTGTAGTTGCTGTTTCAACAGCATTATTACATAAAATGCGTAAAAATGAATTAGAAGCTGTCATTGCTCATGAAATATCCCATATTTCCAACGGAGATATGGTAACAATGACTTTACTACAAGGAATTTTAAATACTTTTACAATATTTTTATCTAACGGATTATCTCATATGTTTTGTTCTATGATATTTGGAGAAGATAATACATCTGAAAATTTGCGTCAACGTAAAATAGGATATCATTATTATATAACATTATTTTTAGAAATAATTTTTGGAATATTAGCGAGTTTTATTACTATGTGGTTTTCTAGAAAAAGAGAATTTTATGCAGATGCAGGAGCTGCAAAACTATCCAGCATCGAAAATATGATTGCTGCTTTAAAAACATTAGAATATCATGCATATCTTATCAATGAACCAAAAAATGTTAATGCTTTATGTATTAATGGATCTATAAATAATTTTTTTTATCTTCTTGCTTCACACCCTCCGATAAATACTAGAATAAAAGCACTAAATAAAAAAAAATATATGTAATTATTTTATTTTAAAAGAAATTTATTTTTTACAAAATATAAAAATATTTTAATAAATCATGACATATGTTAAACATTGTTTTTTCATAAAAAATCCTCTATTATATGAGAATTAATTAAATTGTTTATAAAGAAATTAATTT encodes:
- the htpX gene encoding protease HtpX; translation: MIRIFLFLLTNLSIVSILFILGLFIKLNIYVFFFVIVSTFLTGFGGAIISLLLSKRIALFSVGGKIITDPANDREKWAFKKIKKQASKLNLKTPEFAIYDSDSFNAFATGATKNSSVVAVSTALLHKMRKNELEAVIAHEISHISNGDMVTMTLLQGILNTFTIFLSNGLSHMFCSMIFGEDNTSENLRQRKIGYHYYITLFLEIIFGILASFITMWFSRKREFYADAGAAKLSSIENMIAALKTLEYHAYLINEPKNVNALCINGSINNFFYLLASHPPINTRIKALNKKKYM